From the Vicinamibacterales bacterium genome, one window contains:
- a CDS encoding glycosyltransferase family 4 protein: MGGISQWIYTVCRELHRCDPGAWDFHFIATHGWVIQERFQQIGRAVYLGRPNKRPNWFVWRRVTAYLRRLAPDIVQFSNLEVYLDICRRVKPPVVIDRKAGLRTLDRYDLRGVDAVISQNQQVFDAIEGEAPKTFLAYHGVDIEELNAVIPNRLGFGPEAFIVGQVSRLGEGQNHELLVDAVITLRRRHPQVKLVLVGGTTPQAGSVDRLPILRNYASPLSDDAVILGPVDEPYPYIAGFNVATCTSTRGFTEGAPRKLIEPMAMGIPCVTTDSGATSEVVENGVNGFVVPDGDLDGLVRRLEQLIADAPLHQTFATSARETVSRKFNIVNQSKKVRSIYLMLLAESSRRLA; the protein is encoded by the coding sequence ATGGGCGGCATTTCGCAATGGATATACACCGTCTGCCGAGAACTACACCGTTGTGACCCTGGAGCGTGGGACTTTCACTTTATTGCGACGCACGGCTGGGTGATCCAAGAACGGTTTCAGCAAATCGGGCGGGCGGTGTATTTGGGGAGGCCCAACAAGCGGCCGAACTGGTTTGTCTGGCGACGCGTTACCGCATATTTGCGGCGCCTTGCACCTGACATCGTACAGTTCAGTAATTTGGAGGTCTACCTGGACATCTGCCGCCGTGTGAAACCGCCGGTTGTGATTGACCGCAAAGCCGGGCTGCGTACGTTGGATCGCTATGACTTGCGGGGGGTCGATGCTGTAATCTCTCAGAACCAGCAGGTGTTCGATGCAATTGAAGGGGAAGCGCCGAAAACATTTCTTGCCTATCACGGCGTTGATATAGAGGAGTTGAATGCTGTCATTCCCAACCGGCTAGGGTTTGGGCCTGAGGCATTTATCGTGGGGCAGGTATCGCGCCTCGGAGAAGGACAGAACCACGAACTACTAGTTGATGCCGTCATCACTCTCCGCCGTCGCCATCCTCAGGTCAAGCTAGTGTTGGTTGGGGGTACGACTCCCCAGGCCGGTAGTGTTGACCGATTACCCATCCTGAGAAACTACGCTAGTCCTTTAAGTGATGACGCAGTCATTCTGGGTCCGGTGGACGAGCCATATCCATATATCGCAGGTTTTAATGTTGCTACCTGTACCTCGACGCGAGGATTTACCGAGGGTGCACCCCGTAAGCTCATTGAGCCAATGGCTATGGGAATTCCTTGTGTAACGACGGACAGTGGTGCGACTAGTGAAGTCGTCGAGAACGGCGTAAACGGCTTCGTGGTACCTGATGGTGATCTAGACGGCTTGGTTCGGCGTTTAGAACAGTTGATTGCCGACGCACCGTTGCATCAGACCTTCGCTACTTCTGCACGTGAAACGGTATCTCGCAAGTTCAACATTGTGAACCAGAGCAAGAAGGTTCGATCCATCTACCTAATGCTACTTGCCGAGTCGTCTCGAAGACTAGCCTGA
- a CDS encoding DegT/DnrJ/EryC1/StrS family aminotransferase, whose protein sequence is MALNWPLMENNISRSDLDAVIRFLKQDEPILTHSKQVRAFEREWSKWLGVKYSVFVNSGSSANLLTLTALRETHGLGEIIVPPLTWVSDIAAVLQCGFKPVFADIHPRTLGLHDAQVLSKVTKRTKAVFLTHILGYNALTQRLLDELASRGIPLIEDVSESHGATFCGRKLGTYGLMSNFSYYYAHHLSTIEGGMICTNDRSLFDILQMLRSHGMVRESSSEKVKRAYRRKHPDLNPDFIFAFPAYNVRPTEIGAILGRAQLRRLNSNNRIRVINMNLFLDSLDPAIYQTEFEREGSSSYAFTLVLRKANRTFCQKVMSLLSRHGVEFRRGTSGGGNQLRQPYLQKLVGPNFAKRFPICEHVHFFGFYLGNYPTLKRRKIRTLCEMLNGL, encoded by the coding sequence ATGGCACTCAATTGGCCGTTGATGGAGAACAATATCAGTCGTTCTGATTTGGATGCAGTGATCAGATTTCTTAAGCAGGATGAACCGATTCTCACACATTCGAAGCAAGTGCGTGCCTTTGAACGGGAATGGTCCAAGTGGTTGGGCGTAAAGTACAGCGTTTTTGTTAATTCTGGATCATCGGCTAATCTTCTGACACTTACCGCTCTCCGTGAAACGCATGGTCTCGGTGAGATTATCGTGCCGCCACTAACGTGGGTGTCGGATATCGCCGCGGTTCTTCAATGCGGGTTTAAGCCAGTGTTTGCTGATATTCATCCTCGCACTCTTGGACTGCATGATGCCCAAGTGTTGTCCAAGGTTACAAAACGGACCAAGGCAGTCTTCCTGACGCATATACTCGGTTACAACGCACTAACGCAGCGCTTACTCGACGAGCTCGCCAGTCGTGGAATTCCCCTAATCGAAGACGTGAGCGAATCACATGGTGCGACGTTCTGTGGGCGGAAGCTCGGCACGTACGGTCTCATGTCAAATTTCTCCTATTACTATGCCCATCATCTAAGCACGATCGAGGGCGGCATGATTTGTACGAATGACCGCAGCTTGTTCGACATCCTACAGATGCTACGTTCTCACGGGATGGTACGAGAATCTTCATCGGAAAAGGTAAAGCGTGCGTATCGTAGGAAACACCCTGATCTCAACCCTGATTTTATCTTCGCTTTTCCAGCTTATAACGTGCGTCCGACAGAGATAGGTGCCATCTTGGGCCGAGCGCAACTCAGACGTCTTAATTCCAACAATCGGATTAGGGTAATAAATATGAATCTGTTTCTCGACAGTCTCGACCCCGCCATCTACCAGACGGAGTTCGAACGAGAGGGTAGCAGTAGCTATGCATTCACTCTGGTGCTTAGAAAAGCAAATCGAACATTCTGCCAGAAGGTTATGTCGTTGTTGAGCCGGCATGGCGTGGAATTTCGACGAGGCACCTCGGGTGGTGGAAACCAGCTCCGACAACCCTATTTACAGAAATTGGTTGGACCGAATTTTGCGAAGAGATTTCCGATTTGCGAGCATGTACACTTTTTTGGCTTTTATCTTGGGAACTATCCCACGCTCAAACGGCGCAAGATCCGCACCCTGTGTGAAATGTTGAACGGTCTGTAG
- a CDS encoding glycosyltransferase family 4 protein, producing MSNTFFHGLRRGALHVRAAAASLGLDAQPGTLFLVTGGGDWVVKEIALGLQPYLAKSFNEVAVIGHVMQRPYLSRANIHCLCRPAFFKGGGIPPVHSSNRLVVTWQHGSKHDREPEFASACRQLERHWRKVERFIVPNTTTQKHVLECGVDPQIVHVIPNGIDVRLFRPVGSPEQRRAVRASLAIPPEAFVVGSFQRDEDDAGRPKLIKGPDILAEALAIAHQRAPVHALLTGPRRRFVRKRLEELGVPYTYAPQESLAELARLYHALDTYCVSSRQEGGPATIPESMVSGVPVVSTRVGLASDLIVHDKNGLVADVEDADGLARALLQLSEDPALRKRLAAEALETGRSLDYSVIARRYRDEVYNHAFA from the coding sequence ATGTCGAACACGTTTTTTCATGGGTTACGTCGTGGAGCACTCCATGTTCGGGCTGCAGCGGCAAGCTTAGGGTTAGACGCGCAACCTGGGACGTTGTTCTTAGTAACGGGTGGTGGGGACTGGGTGGTCAAAGAAATTGCCTTGGGGCTTCAACCTTATTTGGCCAAGAGCTTTAATGAAGTTGCAGTAATCGGTCACGTCATGCAACGTCCGTATCTTAGCCGTGCCAACATCCACTGTTTATGTCGACCAGCATTTTTCAAGGGTGGGGGAATTCCTCCGGTTCATTCATCTAACCGTCTTGTCGTCACTTGGCAACATGGTAGCAAGCATGACCGCGAGCCTGAATTCGCGAGTGCGTGCCGACAGTTGGAACGGCACTGGCGAAAAGTCGAACGTTTTATCGTGCCGAACACCACAACACAAAAGCATGTGCTGGAATGCGGGGTTGACCCCCAGATCGTCCATGTCATTCCGAACGGTATCGACGTGCGCCTTTTCCGTCCAGTGGGCAGTCCCGAACAACGCAGAGCGGTTCGTGCCAGTTTGGCCATTCCCCCAGAGGCGTTTGTTGTGGGTTCTTTCCAACGGGACGAGGATGATGCTGGGCGCCCGAAGCTCATCAAGGGCCCTGACATTCTTGCTGAGGCCTTAGCCATAGCGCATCAGAGGGCGCCGGTGCATGCGCTGCTGACCGGACCAAGGCGTCGATTCGTACGGAAAAGGTTAGAGGAACTAGGGGTGCCATACACCTACGCACCGCAGGAGTCTCTCGCCGAGCTAGCGCGCTTGTACCATGCTCTCGACACCTACTGTGTCAGCTCACGGCAGGAGGGCGGACCAGCGACGATACCGGAGAGTATGGTCTCGGGGGTACCGGTGGTTAGCACGCGCGTCGGATTAGCTAGTGACTTGATTGTACACGACAAGAATGGCTTAGTGGCGGACGTCGAAGATGCTGACGGATTAGCAAGGGCCCTTCTCCAGTTGTCGGAAGACCCAGCACTTAGAAAACGCCTCGCGGCTGAAGCGCTAGAAACCGGACGCTCACTGGACTATTCAGTTATCGCGCGACGATACCGCGACGAGGTTTACAACCATGCCTTCGCTTAA
- a CDS encoding N-acetylneuraminate synthase family protein, with the protein MSSALTCEIAPGRKIGDGRPCFVIAEIGSNHNQDFDLAKKTIDAAAEAGVDAVKFQTFRAETHYSIHAPSVSSSGSLSTFELVKSLELDRSWHAPLKKYCESLNLIFLSSACDIEAIDELDELEIAALKVPSCELSDLGLIRHMAQTGRPLILSTGLADWMDIQRAVDTCRDVGNRNLVLLQCTSLYPAPPHLSNLEAIKVMRDAFGVLTGYSDHTAGDHVCLASVALGACVVEKHLTLDRKLVGPDHPFSMEPTQFKEMMQRLRDVEAALGDGTKTGPRSEEREVFEQGRRSLHAKIRIPKGAVIKREMITAKRPGLGIPPYLMDLIIGRVARSDIEADQWITWTMI; encoded by the coding sequence ATGAGTTCAGCTTTAACTTGTGAGATAGCTCCTGGGCGGAAAATTGGTGATGGTCGACCTTGCTTCGTAATTGCTGAGATTGGTTCGAATCATAATCAAGATTTTGATTTGGCGAAAAAAACAATTGATGCGGCAGCTGAAGCAGGGGTTGATGCTGTCAAGTTCCAGACCTTTCGTGCCGAGACCCATTACTCGATACACGCCCCGAGTGTTTCCTCTTCTGGAAGCCTTAGCACCTTTGAGCTGGTCAAGAGTCTTGAATTGGATCGATCCTGGCACGCACCACTCAAAAAATACTGCGAAAGCCTCAATCTGATTTTTCTTTCGTCTGCTTGCGACATCGAAGCGATTGATGAGCTTGACGAGCTAGAAATTGCTGCGTTGAAGGTGCCGTCCTGTGAACTCTCTGACTTGGGACTGATCCGGCATATGGCACAAACCGGTCGACCGCTCATTCTCTCGACCGGCCTGGCCGATTGGATGGATATTCAGCGTGCCGTTGATACATGTCGAGACGTCGGAAACAGAAACCTAGTTCTCCTTCAATGCACGTCCCTCTATCCGGCACCGCCACACCTAAGTAATCTAGAGGCGATAAAGGTGATGCGAGATGCGTTCGGAGTACTTACCGGATATTCTGACCACACGGCAGGCGACCACGTTTGCCTAGCTTCGGTGGCATTGGGTGCTTGCGTGGTTGAAAAGCATCTTACCCTAGATAGAAAATTGGTTGGTCCGGACCATCCATTTTCCATGGAACCCACGCAGTTTAAAGAGATGATGCAACGCTTGAGAGATGTCGAGGCTGCTTTGGGGGATGGCACTAAAACCGGTCCGCGTTCCGAAGAACGCGAGGTATTTGAGCAAGGTAGGCGTAGTCTTCATGCGAAGATCCGTATCCCCAAGGGGGCTGTCATCAAACGTGAGATGATCACAGCCAAACGTCCAGGGCTTGGAATTCCCCCCTACCTGATGGATTTGATCATCGGGCGGGTCGCGCGTTCTGATATTGAAGCCGACCAGTGGATTACGTGGACAATGATTTAG
- a CDS encoding glycosyltransferase: MVRILYVFTGGRRSRFLAVRAGNEVPEEFLYGATYLQSIGYDVDILELSDLSPDKTLPIYSELTRRNTELQQATGFTSTSHFFVGALNTLNQYDVIVAGSDSIAFGLSHFIAQDAIRPRVFGVLNALLFTQAIIRSEPLTARVKDISRDLYYRFIFGRYRKRRQLYRQLLETTSGTIYGDRSGYEMARRMFPEFDKKIHLVAACVDTEFWRPSLTAAQRDTASGTILFMGNDRGRDFELVLQIARHLPHFRFVFVTDRIQPEQVSANVTLKQGDWKRNLISDVEIRQIVQDSAIVIVPFKPGEVRTLTTVTMQAMACGKPALVTKTSALWWPTFIDRQNVWFVHSGKLSEWCESIERLMRDSVVRQRIRINARRLVERQNNLTVLGSKLDALIQQQ; encoded by the coding sequence ATGGTGAGGATTCTTTACGTATTTACGGGGGGGCGCCGATCGCGGTTCCTGGCAGTACGGGCAGGAAACGAGGTGCCGGAGGAGTTTCTCTATGGGGCCACTTACCTCCAGTCCATAGGCTACGACGTTGATATTCTTGAATTGTCGGATTTGTCTCCTGACAAGACTTTGCCAATTTATTCGGAGCTCACCAGGCGGAATACGGAACTCCAACAGGCAACTGGTTTTACTTCAACTAGCCATTTTTTTGTCGGAGCTCTGAATACACTCAACCAATACGATGTGATTGTTGCCGGTAGTGACTCGATTGCCTTCGGCCTCTCACACTTCATTGCTCAGGACGCTATCCGTCCGAGAGTGTTCGGGGTCTTAAACGCCTTGTTGTTTACCCAAGCCATAATACGCAGCGAACCTCTGACTGCACGGGTTAAGGACATTTCAAGAGACCTCTACTACAGATTTATTTTTGGCCGGTATCGTAAACGACGACAACTTTATCGTCAGTTATTGGAAACAACTAGCGGGACGATATATGGCGACCGATCGGGATATGAAATGGCACGACGAATGTTTCCTGAGTTCGACAAGAAGATACATCTGGTGGCTGCGTGCGTTGACACAGAGTTTTGGAGACCAAGTCTTACTGCGGCTCAGCGCGATACAGCCTCGGGAACCATTCTGTTTATGGGGAACGATCGCGGTCGTGATTTTGAATTGGTTCTACAGATTGCCAGACACCTTCCGCATTTTCGCTTTGTATTTGTAACGGATCGAATTCAACCGGAACAGGTTTCGGCAAACGTTACGCTCAAACAAGGAGATTGGAAAAGGAATCTGATTTCTGACGTTGAGATTCGGCAAATTGTGCAAGACAGCGCGATCGTGATTGTCCCGTTCAAACCTGGCGAAGTCCGTACTTTAACAACCGTCACGATGCAGGCGATGGCCTGCGGCAAGCCGGCCCTAGTGACAAAGACGTCTGCATTGTGGTGGCCCACATTCATCGATCGTCAGAATGTGTGGTTTGTTCATTCGGGGAAACTCTCGGAGTGGTGTGAAAGTATTGAAAGGCTCATGCGAGATTCGGTCGTCCGACAACGAATTAGAATAAATGCGAGACGGCTGGTGGAAAGGCAGAACAATTTGACGGTGTTGGGTAGTAAATTAGATGCGCTCATCCAACAACAGTAA
- a CDS encoding radical SAM protein, whose protein sequence is MKKRRGLDLVLVHPGNRTRIYQSLGRDLSAIEPPLWAGMMATFVRRHDFSVAILDAEAEDLSPEQTAERISEMNPELIVVVVYGHQPSASTQNMAVAEEICTAVKQLMPEHKTLMVGGHVAALPERSLRETDATFVAGGEGPYTILDLLEALKATYPDYSKVRGLWYRDGQTVRSTPPPPLVQDLAREIPVPAWDLLDMVQYRAHNWHCFGDLQRQPYASIYTTLGCPYHCTFCCIQSPFKAGEGVLGVKEDVNTYRFWSPDSVLDQIDLLVKKYGVRNLRISDEMFVLNNKHVHGICDRIIERDYDLNIWAYARVDTIRGDDTVEKLKQAGVNWLALGIESASELVRDDVDKSYNQDEIFKSVEKVQAAGINVSGNYIFGLPEDDLEAMQATLDLAMELNCDYANFYSAMAYPGSRLYDLALKNSWPLPAKWTGYSQHAVDSLPAPTEHLSGPEVLRFRDHAWQVYFTNPKYLDMVGRKFGSGTVQHIQEMATHTLERKHIPSVI, encoded by the coding sequence GTGAAAAAGCGTAGGGGATTAGATCTTGTACTGGTCCATCCTGGGAACCGGACAAGGATTTATCAGTCATTGGGCCGAGATCTGTCAGCTATTGAGCCACCGTTATGGGCCGGGATGATGGCTACGTTCGTCCGCCGTCACGATTTTTCAGTAGCTATACTCGACGCGGAGGCGGAGGACTTGAGTCCGGAGCAAACTGCCGAACGGATCTCAGAGATGAATCCTGAACTCATCGTTGTGGTCGTGTATGGGCACCAGCCTTCGGCATCCACGCAAAACATGGCTGTCGCTGAGGAGATCTGTACTGCAGTCAAACAGTTGATGCCTGAACATAAGACATTGATGGTGGGTGGTCACGTAGCTGCCTTGCCCGAACGAAGTCTCAGGGAGACGGATGCTACCTTTGTTGCTGGAGGAGAGGGGCCCTACACGATACTGGACCTCCTTGAAGCACTAAAAGCGACTTACCCAGATTACTCAAAGGTTCGGGGTTTGTGGTATCGGGATGGCCAGACAGTGAGGTCGACCCCGCCACCCCCGTTAGTCCAGGATCTGGCACGGGAGATCCCGGTTCCGGCTTGGGACCTCTTAGACATGGTCCAGTACAGGGCTCACAATTGGCATTGTTTTGGAGATCTCCAACGACAACCTTATGCCTCCATCTACACGACTTTGGGATGTCCTTATCATTGCACCTTCTGCTGCATACAATCACCTTTCAAGGCTGGAGAGGGAGTGTTGGGAGTGAAGGAAGACGTCAACACCTATCGCTTTTGGAGTCCCGACTCAGTTCTCGATCAGATCGACCTTCTGGTCAAAAAGTACGGGGTTCGAAATCTACGAATATCCGACGAGATGTTTGTGCTCAATAACAAGCACGTTCACGGAATTTGTGACCGCATCATCGAACGAGATTATGACCTCAACATTTGGGCCTATGCGAGAGTAGATACGATTCGGGGCGACGACACGGTGGAAAAACTAAAGCAGGCCGGAGTTAACTGGCTTGCTCTTGGCATTGAATCGGCAAGTGAGCTGGTTCGCGACGATGTGGACAAGAGTTACAACCAAGACGAGATCTTTAAGAGCGTGGAAAAGGTCCAAGCAGCGGGTATCAACGTATCTGGTAATTATATATTTGGTCTACCCGAAGACGATTTGGAAGCCATGCAAGCCACCCTAGATCTTGCTATGGAATTAAATTGTGATTACGCGAACTTCTATTCTGCGATGGCTTATCCTGGCTCAAGATTGTATGATTTGGCTCTTAAGAACAGTTGGCCACTGCCAGCAAAATGGACTGGATATTCACAGCATGCTGTTGACAGCCTGCCCGCGCCAACCGAACACCTATCTGGACCGGAAGTTCTTAGATTTCGCGACCATGCCTGGCAGGTTTACTTCACTAACCCCAAATATCTAGACATGGTCGGCAGAAAATTTGGCTCGGGGACCGTTCAGCATATTCAAGAGATGGCGACTCACACGTTGGAGAGAAAGCACATTCCTTCAGTAATCTGA